In Polyangiaceae bacterium, the genomic window TGCAACGTTTACGTGCGGTCGCGGCGCGCCGGCGAGCGCGTGATGGAGCTGCTCCGGCGGCTCTACGCGAAGCAACGGCTCCAAATCAACGAGTCGAAAAGCGCGGTCGCACATGCCTTCGAGCGACAGTTTCTCGGTTTCGCATACTGGGCAGCGCCCAAACGCGAGATCCGAGTCCGCGTCGCACCGAAGGCCGTTGCAGCGATGAAAGCTCGAGTGCGGCGGACTACCCGCCGTAACGGCGGAAGAAGCCTGGCGCGGGTTTGCGAGGACTTGAAAGCATTCCTAACCGGATGGAAGGCATACTTCGATCTGGCCAAAACGCCGAAGGTCTTCGCCGATCTCGACCGTTGGATTCGACGCCGGCTGAGAATGCTCCAGCTCAAGCAGTGGCGACGCGGTCGCACCGTGTTTCGGGAGCTCGTGTCACGCGGTCTGACCGTGTGGCGCTCTCGTCGCGGTGCTGCCAACCACCGCCGTTGGTGGCGGAGCGCAATCAGAGACATCCAAATCGCACTTCCAAACTCGCTCTTCGACGAGCTGGGCGTACCCCGGCTCGCCGCGTGACCTCAACTTTTCGAACCGCCGGATGCGGTCCCGCACGTCCGGTGGTGTGGGAGGGGTCGCCGGGCGAAACCGGCGCCCCTATCCCGATTTTCAGCGTACGGTGACCTGAAGGAAAGAGCATCGAGACGTCGATTTCTCTTGACGCATTCTCGAGCGACGCGCGTTCGCGTTCGACGACAACGCGGGTGAGGGCCTCTCGCTCGCGCGTGGTGACGCGCTCGTGCGCGTTCGTGCGCGCGACGACGCGCGACGCGTTCAGATGCCCGAAACGCGCTCAGCGTGTCAGCAGCGAGCTCGAAAAATCGCGTGATATGCCAGAAAGCATGAACGCTCTCTCTTCGGTCTCCGACCACGAGCTCCGCGAGCGACTTTCGGCCGCCGTGAGCTCGGAGCGGTCGGCGTGCGCCAACGTCATCTTCCACCTGGCAGAGCTCGACCGCCGCAAACTGTACCTGGACGATGCGTGTTCCTCCCTCTTCGCCTACTGCACCGAGCGCCTCGGCTATTCCGAGGACAGCGCGACCAAGCGTGTGCGTGTGGCCCGCCTGGCCCAGCAGTTCCCCCAGGTGCTCGATGACCTCGCCAGCGGCGAGCTCCACCTGACGGGGCTGTTCCTGCTCTCCGGCCACCTGACGGACGACAACGCTGAGCAGCTCCTCGCGGAGGCGCGAGGGAAATCGAAGCGACAGCTCGAAGAGCTCCTGGCGCGGTGGTTCCCGCGACCGGACGTGCCGCCGACCATCACCCCGGTCACGCCCGAGCCGGTGCAGGGGGAGTTGTCCACATGGTCCAGGGCAGGTAACCCGGCTCCGCCGGCCTCGGCGCCTCGCCCTCGCGTCGAGCCGCTCTCGCCGGCGAGCGTTCGCGTGGAATTCACAGCCAGCGTCGCGTTCCGCGACAAGCTCGAGCAGGCCAGGGCTCTGCTCAGCCACAAAGTGCCCAGCGGCGACCCCGCGACGATCCTCGAGCGCGCGCTGGACCTGCTCATCGAGCGGGAGACGAAGCGCCGCTCCGGGGCGGGCAAGCCCCGCAAGCGCCGCGAGACGAAGCCGGGCTCGAGACACGTTCCGGTGGAAGTCGAGAGGGCAGTGCGAGAGCGGGACGGAAACCAGTGTACGTTCACCGACGCCGAGGGGCGACGGTGCTCCGCCAAGCTCTTTCTCACCATCGAGCACATCGACCCGTTCGCGAAGGGCGGGCCCACGACGGTGGACAACTGCTGCTTGCTTTGCAGGCCTCACAACGCCCACCGAGCCCGCCAGGTCTTCGGTGAGGACCACATCCAGAACAAGACCTCGGAGGCGCGCGCGAGGCGAAGACAGAGCACGCCACCGGCGCCACCAGCGCCGACGCCCGCGCCCGAGGGCGGCGTGTCCGAAAAGGTGCTCGGAGCGCTGGTTCGGATGGGGTTCAAGCGAGCGGACGCGCGGCGAGCCGTCGAGCAAGCGCGGCTGCGCGAGGTGGAGCCGCTGCTCGAGCCGATGCTTCGCGCGACGCTCGCCATTCTCACACCCTGAGACGGTTCGGGCACACCCCGACAAAGGGTGTGCTCGGAGTGCCCTCATTGGTCTTTGTCAGCGGCAGCGCCGTGGGCACGCATGCGGACGAAGGAAAGGAGCTCATCTGTGCCTCGAACAGGTCGCACTCAACGCAGAGTCATCGGCATGCTCGTCAAACGCTTCGGCGACGCGCGCCTCGACGAGGTCCGCGACCGCGCAACCCGTACATTTCGTGTTCGGCGCCTCGCGCCAGGTGGCGCTGTCGCGACAAACGCCTCGCTGGGAGCGAACTCCTCCGGCTCGGCCGGACTCTCATTTGACGTCGCTGGGAGCTCGGCAGGTTGCTCGCCAGCGCGCTGCTCGGGATGGTGGCCGGGAGCAGGAGCCTGCGCGAGGTCGAGCAGCTGACCGCGGAGCTCACGCCCGCGGTGCGCGCGAAGCTCGGAATCGCACGTCGTGTTCCGGACACTACGTTGCGG contains:
- a CDS encoding HNH endonuclease, which encodes MNALSSVSDHELRERLSAAVSSERSACANVIFHLAELDRRKLYLDDACSSLFAYCTERLGYSEDSATKRVRVARLAQQFPQVLDDLASGELHLTGLFLLSGHLTDDNAEQLLAEARGKSKRQLEELLARWFPRPDVPPTITPVTPEPVQGELSTWSRAGNPAPPASAPRPRVEPLSPASVRVEFTASVAFRDKLEQARALLSHKVPSGDPATILERALDLLIERETKRRSGAGKPRKRRETKPGSRHVPVEVERAVRERDGNQCTFTDAEGRRCSAKLFLTIEHIDPFAKGGPTTVDNCCLLCRPHNAHRARQVFGEDHIQNKTSEARARRRQSTPPAPPAPTPAPEGGVSEKVLGALVRMGFKRADARRAVEQARLREVEPLLEPMLRATLAILTP